In the Necator americanus strain Aroian chromosome X, whole genome shotgun sequence genome, GTACATTTTCTGTTTGATGTTTGACTCAAATAGTCCCATATGGTCGCATCCAACATTTGCAAAGGGTTTGATCATTATTACCCGATCTGTTCGTAATGGTGGCATCTCTGATGCTCAATATGGCAATCCGTGTCATTTCTTACAAGTAATGCAAGTACgcagatttttcttgattaCTCTAGATGGCTGGGGAATCCAAAATCGTTGTCTTGCCAGCGCTAATGTCTGTTCTTTGCCGCAGTGTGCGTTTTCATAATATAGGTCATGGATGATTAGCCTGGCTAGTTCCGAGTAATTCGGAATGAAAATTAGCATTTTTGTCATATGGGAAATTGGCGTTCTGAGTGCGTGACTTGTATCGAATGATGCCTTTTTTGTCTCTGACAATTTTCTGATTTGGAAATCGcttctgcaatttttgcacGTTGATGTTTTCGTGAATAGCTGCTAAGATGAGTTTCTCAGAGATGTCCATATTGTCCGCAGCAATGGTATCTGCAGTTGTATATAGAGAGAGTACGTTTAGCGTAATCGATGTTGACCTGGTATAATTACACCGTTTCACCCATTTACTCAGCAATTTTCCAACAACTGAAAATGTTCGAAGAGCTGTTTTGTAGCAAGAGAAACGAGCTAGATCTATTATTAAACGGGATGATTCCGTGACTCGTTTGTGGTTTCAACATTCACATGTTGATTgccttccatttcttcgtaagaCTGATCAGAGCTACAATATCAACTGGTTAGTTGTTCTTGGTGTGAAGTTGTTATTTCCATCACAAATTCGTCTGAAGTGGTGTTACTTCTGCTGAGTTAGAAATGTATTCTCGCAGCTTCATGCCGATTTCACGGAAAATCTTCCTAATTTTCTAACGCTTCATCTTTTGTGTTCGCACATATTAGGATGTTGTGAACATAAatgattttgcaatttttagtgAAAGTGTAGTATTTTTGtggtttatatatatatatatatatatatatatatgccaAAATGACCATATTCAGAATACTTGGTGCCGACGTGTTTCCGAAGGGGAAAGGATTGAATCTGTATTCTACTAAGTTGCCTCGATTCGGAGGATTGTTCATGTCTTTCAACCATGGAAAGtgacaaaaattttccactaGTCTGATTTGCGTGAAAGCCGCTTCAATATCGCatagaagaatatttttaatgGTTCTACTTGCGACTGTAACGTCATGAATTTTGTTCACGAAATATTCTCAGGCGTAGATCACGTCATTCAACGAAAGCTgtccggttttttttagaagaagcaTCAAACACTATATCCAACGGTTTTGCCTTTTATGGCTTCCAAACTCCGGAATGTGGCATGTAATACGTGCCAGCCGAATTTTGATTCTGTCCGTGGGCTATTTCGACCACTCCTCTTTACATATAAtcgttcattattttgttgtacCATTCACGTTGATGACTATTACttgattgttgtttttataACGAGATCAGTCGACGATGCGCTACTCAGTAATTATCAGCTAGTTCGACgacattatttttcaaaggaaaaggtACGGGAACAATGCCCTTTTCAAACGATATTGATTTCGAATAGCTTTTGAGGCACTTGaacgtgtttttgtttttggcaaATTCTTCTGATGATATTCTTAAGCCATCTATTTCGGAAAACTTTGGTAAAATCTCCTAGCCATTCTCTTGAACGAGGCCGAGGCCATGAGTTATCGCTGTTGTTTCTTGCTGCGAATTGATTGACCCCGTGTCGTGTATCGTCGGTCCGAATACCTTACGCGCAGTGCCTAGTTCAGATGGCAAATTCATAGTATCAATTGTGTTTACGAGTTCATAATAATTGTCTAGACCGACTAAtatttgcgggttttgatgtTCACCACGAACTCTCGGGTTGTTTATACAGACCTCATTGTCTTGGAGGTATTGTTTATCTGCGTCATTGAGACGCACAGAAGAGAAACCATTAGTGATAATTGGCTCGGTTTGAATCGTCATATGGATCTCCTTGGCAAAGTCATGATTTTGAGGGGGACAATATTCATTTTGTACTTCTCGGTATGTCTGCCTACACCTGACattgtgcagatttcagttttttgagTTGGAAGACCAAATTCCTTTGCGGTCTCCTCTCTTATGATAGTTTTTTGAACTCCTGTGTCAAAGAAAtgcaagagtttttttttttgaatttcctgGTTTTATTATGCCAGGCATTTCCAGCAAAATGTGTGGTTCGAAGGAATTACTAGTTTCCTTCTTTGCGCTATATATTGTGCTTGGGCTGGTGCCCTAATGAAATGTGGTTCAGTGATAGAGCAATTTATTAACTGACGAACAAAAACTGTGTGCTCACTAGGAGCCACAAACACAGGAATGCCCTTGTGGGTGGTCTTTAATGAAATAGGCCTCATGGGCAGTCGCTAAAAAAGGAAGCTTAGTGGGCGGTCATCTTGACATGATGGTCGCCAAAAATACAAGCCTTTACAATGCCGAATGTTTGCACAGCGGATATATGATACTGTGCACAAATGTTGCATGTTCAGTTCATGCAGTTGAAAAAGATTACTTCAGGTAACTGCATAGCTAACATCTTTTACTCTTCCTctgttcagttttcttctcgtttttcatttgctcttgcatcgatctatttatttattattatatcttatttaattcgaattttcactcttttcttcgtcttttacATTCCTGTTTCgcttaatttgtttttttattctatttgttttttcctacAGGCGGACTTCTTTCAACATAATTAAGTTCATTAGcgttttcatttattcccaAAGTATTAAGTATTGACATAGTAGCAAGATGCTCGTTTTTAACCTCGCTATTGTTTAAGCTTTAATAATAGGAGAACAAACGACGTTATGTTCTTCACTTTGCTGTGATTTTTCCCCCTACCTAATAGCATCACCAGAGCCGAAGTGCCTCAATAGCTTTGATTtgattctaagttttttttttcagcagagGTTTGAGGTTGAGAACTGGTAAAATTCGGGAGCACAAATGAGTAGTCATCCTCTCGCACAGACGAAAAACCGAAAGTTAATCAAGCTTAAGGATTCAGCTTCAGCGGAAAACTgctcttccaaagaaaaaatcttgaatgCAAATCCAAAGACACCAGAACAAAGtcgattgaaaatatttacgaGTTGAAATTCCAAGCAAAGTCAGAAAACCCTGTCTATTGTTGTAATGGACTGCACTGGCTATattgcttacttttttcattatctcgTATTAATGTAGGAGGTGTATAATCTATGgtattttgtagaaaaagtgCTTTATACAATTAGAAAGAGTTACTGGAAAAGAGTCTTTACTTTCATTTGAGAAGCctccactattttttctatacgAATTGTGTTTCTTTAGTTTCGATCTTGTCATATATCAACGTGATTTAAGTGTTGATTATCATGCAGTACACATTCTCTAACTAGGAGCAAAGTAAGCAACACAAttacatgctgggaaataaagaaaatggaaaaggaatGTAAcgttaaaaagaaagagtgaaaagcagaaacaaaaacaagaatggATGTAAGAACAGTGAGAcacacgaaaatgaaacaaacttGAATTAAGTAAACGTGTGGTACAAGATACAAGGTCAATTTGTGGTATAAAACGTGctgtatgaataaaaaaaaaagaatttggaaCCGTAAGCATTTCCGatgggagaaaaagaaaaaagtagacatAAAACCAAGAAAAGGGACAATAATACAACTTTAAAAGAGAGGAAACAAGCCGATATAATCATAGTAAGCAAGACAAGGGAATAAGACAAAACTAGAAAACACTAAAACGATAAAAATAGAACGGAGAAACAAGACAAGTGGGACAGAGGTGAGGTAAAAGatggaaggaaataaaaatacaaattaaataagGAAACAAATGTAGGTGCAAatggaaaaacgagaagaaaactggacagagGAAGAGTAAAAGATGTTAGCTATGCAGTTACCTGAAGTAGTCTTTCTCATCTGCAAGATAAGgatcaaaaacctcaaatccGAGTTTCATCCCTTACTTTGAAATTCGGAGATCATAATTCCTTTCTCCCTTGATTTACGGTTTACTGCGATATTCTTCTCGTTTGTTTTATGGTAAGAGTATGTGCAACACCGTAAAGCACTCACTTTCTACCTTTTTCTAAGGTTAATCTTCTGATACAGCAAAGGATGTAGTTACTCACTATACCactttgaatttcgcggcgcgctagcattggtccaagggCGGAGCCTTCCGCAGACGGGTGTAAGTTTAgtggggaacggtaaagagggtcccggcggattctacGCGAATACCTCCGAggcataacgtgcccagtggatatgccggcggatccGCGAACAAACCTCGACgaagtcacgctccagtcgttcatgaagacgcagaaaACCGTCTTTGATGTTCCcctagccacagagacgcagaaaactgcgcagttacagGGAAATACCGAATAAATCATAGACTCCTATATAAATtcgcagtgcataagtatgtgttcaTCACGATGCCATTAAACcaatttctgttcaactttcaacagCAGCGACTATACGTACGGCAACTTCACGTTCTTAtcactttgtatacattctttaaactcctttctacattttacctctCCGAAATTTTGCATGAATATAATGTTTAAATAGAGCGCATGTCAATGATTTTGATAGTTGCCTGTGCGTTTTATTCAGTgaaactttgtatggttctttaaacttctttcaacagcgttttaacgcttcatttctatctgttctctacataaaatcaatatgataGTTGGGTGTAATAGTTTCGTACAGAGAcatttgtatcttcgagacaTACCTTCAGGTAcaatgtatgtctgcgaggcattattcgcgcctcgttaggCGTTGAATGCCAGTTCTACCCAGCTAGCTAAGCAAAAGTATTactagaaaacgaaaaaaactaaaaaaaaagtagtactaCATCGATCAGTGGTACATTTTTGAagcatctcttgcattcccagagatggatgagAGGTTTATAtctaacaagtcaaaacaggatAATAAATATCTTcgctcgcatttctaaatggcatatattCTATACAAGCCTCTTAAAAGTATGCTTCATCTAGagcttcaaacaacatctaatacccgatactttccttttcgtccgattctaaaagcgcatcataagagctgcgggcgcggcaaaaaaaaaaactcgtcgtaagagcagcagacgcggcgaaatgggtgaGGAGagtggcgtgggcggggcgtcagGGAGAGGTAGCATGCGAGGACCAActaggctactgtagcgatgaCGGTGTCAGGacacgcgcggtgcaattaactacTATCATTAGCCTcttggatacgcggcggcacatcagagaggtacctcttgaccgtttcCCGCTGTAGGGTTCTAATCTATAATTACGTTAAAGCTGTCTGGCTAATGAGGCTCAAAATGTTGTGGACATTGGAGATTTCTAGGAACAGTTACAAGTACTATAGTTCTCTTAATAATACGGATGAACCAATAGGTATATCCACACGAACGCTTATTGACCCCTCAACACAACAGGATGTACCGCATAGTGGTGTTAAAGGAAGGCTTCTCTGTGGTAGATTATTTGAAATGACAGCATTGGGTCGTATACGCATCCAAACAAGTCATTATCTGAGCTTGTTCCTAGCTACGTTAATCAGATGTTGTTTCTGCTCTTCACAAATATCCCCAATATAGAATGTCACTCCCGGGTAAATTTTTCGAATCatcatttgcttttttcttttatatacaAGTGATATTGTCCTGAATCTGGTATTGCCACGAATGTCCAGTTTGTATTTTAAATAAGAGTAAAAAACTTCAACACCTTCTCCACGTATATGgatattcgaataaaaaaactgCACAACTGTAGGTTCAAAAGAGTCGGAAAGCTGCCACCTCAGAAAAGCAAATGTATAGTTGTGAATTCTGTGGAGCGACATTCAACAATAGGAGCGGACTTAGCCGACATAGAACAACAAGACATGCTGACAGATTTTCATCTCCAGTTATCATCTGTTCCCTCTGCGGAGAGAATGTAAGGGCGAGTCGCTTTGATAGTCAACACGTTCGACGATGTTTTAGTTCACGTGGGAATTGTggctcacatttttttttgatggacCATTATAATTACGTTGAGTTCATCGAGAATGCTCATCAGCAGCAAAACTAAGACTTAGACGAGTTTGTGTTAGAAACCTTTCGAAATATCGCTTTTCGCTCGCGCGCCGAAAATCATGTGATCGTGAACAAAATTCAATAACCCGGAGTAGCTTATTGCGAAGCACATCTTCTTCCAGTATGTTGTAGCCGAGAATTTCCTCCATCAACTGCCATATCAAACTATTTCCAGGGCTTCGCcgttcttccaaatttttggtGGGAAGAAATGCCATTTTGCCCATCTTTGTCCCATCTAATCTACAAAAAGACTAGGTGGTAGGAACAAGAGTAATGTGACTGTTTTTTCAGGGCAAACATTCTTCTCTCAAAACtaactaaattttttcttctggtccCCCTATGACGAAATTATTCGCAATCTTTCAGACGTAACAAAATGGGCACAGAACATGAACttttttggtaattaaatttcattaaatCCAATTTTAGACTGATAAAACTAcgtattattaaatttatcatatttttgggactagtttcaagtttctgaCTCTTTTGCAAAGATTTTCCTAAGTGGCGCGTTGAACCTGCGTGGTCCCACTGACAAGTCGTCGtacattttcaaagcaaaatgTTGGGTTTCCATACTgtcctgaaaataaatataatatctgACTCGAACGAAAGGCGGATGTTATGGCCTAACGCGGCTTATCCGCACTTTCGCCGTGGTGAGTCGTCATTGAACATATTtgagcccatcctgttcgatcttccgCCAAAGGTCGCGCAGAATCTATCCGCTGTTCCATATTCTTCGAAACTTTACGTCTCACCTGAAATGCCTGTCGATGCCAGGTTTGCCAAGTTTCCCAAGGTCTTAATCAACTACTTTCGTCCATAACTTTCTTTTGCGTTCGGATGGCCTTTTTTTCAGGCTTGGTCTGGGAGCATCTCAAGGCAATTGGATAAAAGAATCAGGTGGTCTCCCTATAATGTGGCCAAgaaagcgaagacggttttctgcGACTACTTTACAGCGAGGGGCAAGATTTTGGTATGTTTTCctcgtgtcatccgccggtatgcCACGTCACGTCTTTTtgagtaaagttcttcgttatggcacacTATTCTCCAAAAGTGGCCTCCTTCAAAACGCTTCCTTTCCATGCAGTCAAgtctctccataaccgttgacgGCACTGCCCAAGTCTAAGATCCGTTCATCATAATAGGGGAAATTGcgaataggtagactcgcTGCTTGACTTCACTGGTGATGAGGTCGACCAcaagcatttcgttaaggagttagaTGCAGAAGTGACCTTagtgcatctttgctgaacatctctctcgtagctgccggtGTTCTttgcgtacagcccaggtaacagaactcattgaCGAGTTCAATTGGTTGTCCGTTCACGCTGATTCCTGATGAGAGTCCTGcggagacccacatctgcttacaTTGATCAGGACGGAGACGCAAACTGTAGgttgcagctaatttcgatacgAGGTTGACGGCATGTTGCAACTTCGCACTGCTTGAAGCGAACATTACAACATCGTTGGCGTACTCGCGATTCACCAGGGGATGTGCGGAAGGTACTAAAATGACATCGGcgggacactgctcaactgttcttcgcattatttcatcgacggcaaagttgaacagaaagggtcccgCCATGGCTCCTTGTCTCGCTCCAATTCCACTTTGAACGACGAATTAAATCCAGTTGGTGTTCGAACACTAGCAACTGATCTTCTACTCATCTTGAATCGGCTAATCCGGCATCGCGAAGAAGCCACCCGTGACGAGCAATCCGCCTTTCGCCTTGGCCCATCGACGATTGATCAGCTGTTTATTGTGAATAGGGTGATTGAAGTGTGGCAGTAGTACTCGAAGCCTCTACAGTAatcatttttggacttcgaagccgctttcggCTCTGCTCACCGAGGTCGTCTTCTCAATGTTCTTCGCGCCGATTGAGTTCTAAGAAAATTCTTATGCCTGATAAACAGTATGAATAGAATAACAACTGCTACAGTCCAGAACAGCAGCTGGATGTACCACATCGTTCGAAGTGGGAGCTGGAATCAGCAAAGCAGCCGTGGCGGGACCCTTTCTGTTAAACTTTGCCGTCAatgacataatgcgaagaacagttgagcagtgtcccgCCGATGTCATTTTAGTACCTTCCGCACATCCCCTGGTGAATCCCAAGTACGCCAACGATGTAGTAATGTTCGCTTCTAGCAGCGGGAAGTTACAACACGTTGTTAACCTCGTGTCGAAATTAGTTGCAGCCTACAGACTGCGACTCAGCCCTTATAAaggcaagcagatgtggatctcctcGA is a window encoding:
- a CDS encoding hypothetical protein (NECATOR_CHRX.G22146.T1), with the translated sequence MAGPFLFNFAVDEIMRRTVEQCPADVILVPSAHPLVNREYANDVVMFASSSAKLQHAVNLVSKLAATYSLRLRPDQCKQMWVSAGLSSGISVNGQPIELVNEFCYLGCTQRTPAATREMFSKDALRSLLHLTP